In a genomic window of Suricata suricatta isolate VVHF042 chromosome 12, meerkat_22Aug2017_6uvM2_HiC, whole genome shotgun sequence:
- the NBEAL2 gene encoding neurobeachin-like protein 2 isoform X2: MEPALGPGVQKDLGYLQQWLKAFVGAFEKSISLFSLEPRRPEEAGTEVPLLPLDALHVLAEQLDKGDLEQALLLLKLFIILCRNLENVEAGWGQVLVPRVLALLTWLTAELKGAHASQGQGQEGRAPQLENVALHALLLCEGLFDPYQTWRRQHSGEVISSKEKSKYKFPPAALPSEFSAFFRESLQDAGGLPPMLLLRLVHLFGAVLAGGKENGQMAVSAGSVQGLLGVVRGWDHGPAQDPCLVPLALEALVGAVHVLHASRTPPRGPELRTLLEGYFRILNADWPAGPSSGPEEALVALRVSMLDAIPMMLECEDRPVLQATFLSNNCFEHLTRLIQNSKLYLQARAPPEGDSDLATRLLTEPDVQKVLDQDTDAIAVHVVRVLTCVMSSSPSAKEVFKERIGYPHLHEVLQSHGPPTHRLLQELLNMAVEGDHSVCPPPPILNEQPVLMLMQWLPTLPTVELRLFLAQRLWWLCDSCPASRATCVQAGLVGYLLETLNTGAALGARCQEQLLALLQALGRVSLRPLELRCLLRPPPGLDSGPGGAEAGNAQHAGAIIRALSGMARHQGPARALHYFDLAPSMAGIMVPPVQRWPGPGFTFHAWLCLHPTAAAPAPSRPLQRKQLYSFFTSSGSGFEAFFTAAGTLVVAVCTRKEYLTMSLPEVSFADSAWHCVAIVHVPGRRPFSQNLVHVYKDGHLVKTAPLRCPSLSEPFSSCCIGSAGHRTTTTTTGLPPPPVPTALAHTHPSLSRSQSVPATAGLGWGSGLVAPLQEGSISSTLAGTQDTRWGSPTSLEGELGAVVIFHEPLQAAALRALSTLGPNEMAPFKPEGELHELSTKLLLHYSPQACKNNICLDLSPGHRLDGRLTGHRVETWDVKDVVTCVGGMGALLPLLERVASQPQEAEAGPAVTHDLVGPELTSGHNTQGLLLPLGKSSEERMERNAVAAFLLMLRNFLQGHTVNQESLVQCQGPAIIGALLRKVPSWAMDMNVLMSAQLLMEQVAAEGSGPLLYLLYQHLLFNFHLWSPSDFAVRLGHVQYMSSIVREHRQKLRKKYGVQFILDALRTHYSALHSPGPCLDRPSPQREHPLAADDVRTVQTSLLGLVREFLVRSSATDDLQVMLSFLAAVSDDGQVVGALDLLQALLQGSPAQEALAVFLLEQGNLEVLLALLVQPRSLPLLPDHVCKILRKLQQNERLPERSRQRLRPREYSLQGLIACLPEGAVSPQLCQGLYRLFLGADCLNLSDLLAVVQLSLQADLSVRLDICRQLFHLIHGQPDIVQLLARQAGWQDVLTRLYVLEAATAGSPLPSPPETPMSPEPALCKPPTESPESSDVFLPSESPSPDADSFYQALSPFCTPFDLGLERASVGSCSNAGGGGGGGGGSSGTLTPASQPGTPSPLDGPRPFPVAHGRHSSSLSNVLEDSSLPEPAISGDDTSNTSNPQQTPEEELCNLLTNVLFSVAWRGVGGSDEAAWRERGQVFSVLTQLGASATLVRPPDCIKRSLLEMMLESALTDIKEAPAGVLASLTQQALWLLRLLQDFLCAEGHGNQELWSEKLFEGVCSLLDRMGAWPHLANGTADLREMAQIGLRLVLGYILLEDPQLHAQAYVRLHSLLQTAVPMRREEACYVLSKLESALARALTTPTSDTTTEDGEPSAAAAAATERCSWLVPLVRTLLDRAYEPLGLQWGLPSLPPTNGSPTFFEDFQAFCATPEWRHFIDKQVQPTMSQFEMDTYAKSHDLMSGFWNACYDMLMSSGQRRQRERAHSRRAFQELVLEPVQRRVRSEGLRYAAALKQQAAQHSTALLHWGALWRQLSSPCGAWALRDPPLPRWKLSSAETYSRMRLKLVPNHHFNPHLEASALRDNLGEAPLTPTEEASLPLAVTKEAKVSTLPEELLEDQLGEDELAALETAMQAAELDEQHEKLVLSAECQLVTVVAVVPGLLEITTQHVYFYDCSAERVETEEGIGHDFRRPLAQLREVHLRRFNLRRSALELFFIDQANYFLNFPCKVGGTTASSPWQAPRPQPCIIPPHTQVRSQVYSWLLRLRPPAQGYLSSRSPQEMLRASGLTQKWVQREISNFEYLMQLNTIAGRTYNDLSQYPVFPWVLQDYVSPTLDLSNPAVFRDLSKPIGVVNPKHAQLVREKYESFEDPAGTIDKFHYGTHYSNAAGVMHYLIRVEPFTSLHVQLQSGRFDCSDRQFHSVAAAWQARLESPADVKELIPEFFYFPDFLENQNGFDLGCLQLTNEKVGDVVLPPWASSPEDFIQQHRQALESEYVSAHLHKWIDLIFGYKQRGPAAEEALNVFYYCTYEGAVDLDHVADERERKALEGIISNFGQTPCQLLKEPHPARLSAEEAAQRLARLDTNSPSIFQHLDQLKAFFAEVISDGVPLVLAQVPHRQSHSIIQGSSDLLVTVSASGLLGTHSWLPYDRNINNYFSFSKDPTTVNPKMQRLLSGPWWPGSGVSGQALAVTPDGKLLFSGGHWDGSLRVTALSRGKLLKQLNRHLDVVTCLALDTCGIYLISGSRDTTCMVWRLLQEGGFSVGLASKPVQVLYGHEAAVSCVAISTELDMAVSGSEDGTVIIHTIRRGQFVAALQPPGATLPGPVSHLALGSEGQIVVQSSAWERVGAQVTYSLHLYSVNGKLRVSLPLVEQPTALAVTEDFVLLGTAQCALHILHLNKLLPAAPPLPMKVPIRSVAVTKERSHVLVGLEDGKLIVVGAGQPSEARSSQFARKLWRPSRRISQVSSGETEYNPGEAR, from the exons GAGAACGGGCAGATGGCTGTGAGCGCCGGCTCAGTGCAGGGCCTGTTGGGTGTGGTGCGGGGCTGGGAccacgggccagcccaggaccccTGCCTGGTGCCGCTGGCACTGGAGGCACTGGTGGGTGCAGTACATGTCCTGCATGCCAGCCGCACACCCCCTCGCGGGCCAGAGCTTCGAACCCTGCTTGAGGGCTACTTCCGCATCCTTAATGCTGACTGGCCAGCAGGCCCAAGCTCAGGCCCTGAAGAGGCCCTCGTCGCCCTACGGGTCAGCATGCTCG ACGCCATCCCCATGATGCTGGAGTGTGAGGACCGGCCGGTGCTGCAGGCCACCTTCCTCAGCAACAATTGCTTTGAGCACCTTACTCGGCTCATCCAGAACAGCAAG CTGTACCTGCAGGCCCGGGCGCCCCCTGAGGGGGACAGTGACCTGGCTACCCGGTTACTGACCGAGCCCGATGTCCAGAAG gtCCTGGACCAGGACACAGATGCCATTGCGGTGCACGTAGTCAGGGTGCTGACCTGCGTCATGAGCAGCTCCCCCTCAGCCAAG GAGGTGTTTAAAGAGCGCATCGGCTACCCTCACCTGCACGAGGTTTTGCAGAGCCACGGTCCCCCCACCCATCGGCTGCTGCAGGAGCTACTCAACATG GCTGTGGAGGGGGACCACAGCGTGTGCCCACCGCCACCGATCCTGAACGAGCAGCCGGTGCTGATGCTGATGCAGTGGCTGCCGACCCTGCCCACCGTGGAGCTGCGACTCTTCCTCGCACAACGCCTTTGGTGGCTCTGTGACAGCTGTCCCGCCAGCCGTGCCACGTGCGTGCAGGCGGGGCTGGTAGGCTACCTGCTGGAGACGCTCAACACGGGGGCCGCCCTGGGGGCCCGCTGCCAGGAGCAGCTGTTGGCGCTGCTGCAGGCATTGGGCCGCGTGTCCCTGCGGCCCCTGGAGCTCCGTTGCCTGCTGCGCCCCCCGCCAGGGCTGGACTCAGGGCCGGGTGGAGCCGAGGCAGGGAACGCCCAACATGCCGGTGCCATTATCCGTGCATTGTCAGGCATGGCCCGGCACCAGGGCCCGGCACGAGCCCTGCACTACTTTGACCTCGCACCTAGCATGGCGGGTATTATGGTACCTCCCGTGCAGCGATGGCCAGGGCCTGGCTTCACCTTCCATGCTTGGCTCTGCCTGCACCCCACGGCCGCAGCACCGGCCCCCTCACGGCCACTCCAGCGGAAGCAGCTGTACAG CTTCTTCACCAGCAGTGGCTCAGGGTTTGAGGCCTTCTTCACGGCAGCCGGAACACTAGTGGTAGCTGTGTGCACTCGGAAGGAGTACTTGACCATGAGCTTGCCTGAAGTGTCCTTTGCCGACTCTGCCTGG CACTGCGTGGCCATTGTCCATGTGCCTGGGCGCCGGCCCTTCAGCCAGAACCTGGTCCATGTCTACAAAGACGGCCATCTGGTCAAGACAGCGCCCCTccgctgcccctccctcagtgaG CCTTTCTCCTCCTGCTGTATCGGCTCTGCTGGGCACCGCACAACGACCACCACCACGGGGCTGCCTCCACCACCAGTCCCCACCGCCCTGgctcacacacacccctccctgtCCCGCTCCCAGTCGGTCCCAGCCACTGCAGGGCTTGGCTGGGGGTCGGGGCTGGTGGCCCCCCTGCAGGAGGGCAGCATCAGCTCCACCCTTGCAGGCACACAGGACACTCGGTGGGGCAGCCCCACATCCCTGGAGGGTGAGCTAGGGGCTGTGGTCATCTTTCACGAACCCCTGCAGGCAGCAGCCCTGCGGGCCCTGAGCACCTTGG ggccCAATGAGATGGCACCCTTCAAGCCGGAGGGTGAACTACATGAGCTTAGCACCAAGCTGCTCCTCCATTACTCACCGCAG gcctgTAAGAACAACATCTGCCTGGACCTGTCCCCTGGCCACAGGCTGGATGGCCGCCTGACGGGCCACAGGGTGGAGACCTGGGACGTgaag GACGTGGTGACTTGTGTGGGAGGCATGGGCGCCCTGCTGCCCCTGCTGGAGCGAGTGGCCTCCCAGCCCCAAGAGGCCGAGGCGGGTCCAGCTGTAACACATGACCTCGTGGGACCCGAACTGACGTCTGGCCACAACACCCAGGGCCTGCTTCTCCCGCTGGGCAAGTCCTCTG AAGAGCGCATGGAGAGGAACGCAGTGGCCGCCTTTCTGCTGATGCTGCGGAACTTCCTGCAGGGCCACACGGTGAACCAGGAGAGCCTGGTGCAGTGCCAGGGGCCTGCCATCATCGGGGCCCTGCTGCGCAAG GTTCCCAGCTGGGCCATGGACATGAACGTGCTCATGTCTGCCCAGCTGCTGATGGAGCAGGTGGCAGCAGAGGGCAGTGGGCCCCTCCTATACCTGCTCTACCAGCATTTGCTCTTCAACTTCCACCTATGGAGCCCCAGCGACTTTGCTGTGCGCCTGG GCCACGTCCAGTACATGTCTAGCATAGTCCGGGAGCACAGACAGAAGCTGCGGAAGAAGTATGGGGTTCAGTTCATCCTGGATGCGCTGCGCACCCATTACAG TGCCCTGCATTCTCCTGGCCCTTGCCTGGACCGGCCCAGCCCACAGCGGGAGCACCCCCTAGCGGCTGACGACGTGCGCACAGTGCAGACTTCGCTCCTTGGCCTGGTGCGGGAGTTCCTGGTCCGGAGCTCCGCCACTGACGACTTGCAGGTTATGCTGAGCTTTCTGGCGGCTGTCAGTGACGATGGCCAG GTGGTGGGTGCTCTAGACCTGCTGCAGGCGCTGCTACAGGGTTCACCAGCACAGGAGGCTCTGGCTGTCTTCCTTTTGGAGCAGGGGAACCTTGAGGTGTTGCTGGCACTGCTGGTGCAGCCAAGGTCACTGCCTCTGCTGCCTGACCACGTCTGCAAG atcCTGCGCAAACTGCAGCAGAATGAGCGCTTACCTGAGCGGAGCCGCCAGCGGCTCCGGCCGCGAGAGTACAGTCTCCAGGGTCTGATCGCCTGCCTGCCGGAGGGCGCTGTTTCCCCCCAGCTCTGCCAGGGCCTCTACAGGCTATTCCTAGGGGCAG ACTGCCTGAACCTCTCAGATCTGTTGGCCGTGGTGCAGCTGTCCCTCCAGGCTGACCTCAGCGTCCGCCTGGACATCTGTCGCCAG CTCTTCCACCTCATCCATGGACAGCCAGACATCGTGCAGCTGCTGGCCCGGCAGGCTGGCTGGCAGGACGTGCTGACCCGGCTGTATGTCCTGGAGGCTGCCACAGCTGGCagtcccctgccctctcccccagaGACACCCATGTCCCCAGAGCCAGCCTTGTGCAAGCCGCCCACTGAATCCCCCGAGTCTTCAGACGTCTTCCTGCCCTCGGAAAGCCCCAGCCCCGACGCTGACAGCTTTTACCAGGCTCTCTCCCCGTTCTGTACACCCTTTGACCTGGGCCTGGAACGGGCCAGTGTGGGTTCATGCAGCAATGccggtggtggcggtggtggtggtggcggcagcAGCGGGACTCTgactccagccagccagcccggCACACCTTCCCCGCTGGATGGGCCCCGGCCCTTCCCCGTAGCCCATGGCCGCCATAGCTCCAGTCTCTCCAACGTGCTGGAGGACAGCAGCCTCCCGGAGCCCGCCATCAGTGGGGATGATACCTCAAATACCAGCAACCCTCAG CAAACCCCTGAGGAGGAGTTGTGCAACCTGCTCACCAACGTGCTGTTCTCAGTGGCATGGCGGGGTGTGGGAGGCAGCGATGAGGCTGCCTGGCGGGAGCGTGGCCAGGTCTTCTCGGTGCTCACCCAGCTGGGTGCCTCAGCCACACTGGTGCGCCCGCCAGACTGCATCAAGCGCAG CCTCCTGGAGATGATGCTGGAGTCAGCCCTGACCGACATCAAAGAGGCCCCCGCTGGGGTCCTGGCCAGCCTCACCCAGCAGGCGCTTTGGCTGCTGCGCCTGCTGCAGGACTTCCTGTGCGCCGAGGGTCACGGTAATCAGGAGCTGTGGAGTGAGAAG CTCTTTGAAGGTGTATGCAGCCTGCTGGACCGCATGGGAGCCTGGCCGCACCTGGCCAACGGCACAGCAGATCTACGAGAGATGGCACAGATTGGCCTGCGCCTGGTGCTTGGCTACATCCTGCTGGAGGACCCACAG CTGCACGCCCAGGCATATGTGAGGTTGCACTCGCTCCTGCAGACAGCAGTGCCCATGCGGCGGGAGGAGGCCTGCTACGTGCTCTCCAAGCTGGAGTCGGCGCTGGCACGGGCActcaccacccccacctcagACACAACCACCGAAGACGGGGAGCCCTCAGCTGCAGCTGCCGCAGCCACGGAACGCTGCTCGTGGCTGGTACCGCTGGTGCGCACACTGCTGGACCGTGCCTATGAGCCACTGGGGCTCCAGTGGGGGCTGCCTTCCCTGCCACCCACCAATGGCAGCCCCACCTTCTTCGAGGACTTCCAGGCCTTTTGTGCCACACCTGAATGGCGCCACTTCATCGACAAGCAG GTGCAGCCCACCATGTCCCAGTTCGAAATGGACACCTACGCGAAGAGCCACGACCTCATGTCGGGCTTCTGGAATGCCTGCTACGACATGCTCATGAGTAGTGGACAGCGGCGCCAGCGGGAGCGTGCACATAGTCGGCGGGCCTTCCAG gAGCTCGTGCTGGAACCTGTGCAGAGGCGGGTACGCTCAGAAGGGCTGCGTTATGCAGCAGCCCTGAAGCAGCAGGCAGCGCAGCACTCGACGGCTCTGCTCCACTGGGGGGCGCTGTGGCGTCAGCTTTCCAGCCCCTGTGGGGCCTGGGCCCTGAG GGACCCACCGCTTCCCCGCTGGAAGTTGTCCAGTGCCGAGACATATTCTCGCATGCGTCTGAAGCTAGTGCCCAACCATCACTTCAACCCTCACCTGGAAGCTAGCGCCCTGCGGGACAACCTGG GAGAGGCCCCCCTGACACCTACCGAGGAGGCCTCGCTGCCTCTAGCAGTCACCAAGGAGGCCAAAGTCAGCACCCTGCCAGAAGAGCTTCTGGAAGACCAGCTTGGCGAAGATGAGCTGGCTGCACTAGAGACCGC GATGCAAGCAGCGGAACTGGACGAGCAGCATGAGAAGCTGGTGCTGTCTGCTGAGTGCCAGCTGGTCACAGTGGTGGCGGTGGTCCCAGGGTTGTTGGAGATCACCACACAGCACGTGTACTTCTACGATTGCAGCGCCGAGCGTGTGGAAACCGAGGAGG GCATCGGCCACGACTTCCGGCGCCCACTCGCCCAGCTGCGTGAGGTCCACCTGCGGCGTTTCAACCTGCGCCGCTCAGCCCTCGAGCTCTTCTTCATCGATCAGGCCAACTACTTCCTCAACTTCCCGTGTAAGGTGGGCGGGACCACAGCTTCGTCTCCTTggcaggcccccaggccccagccctgcaTCATCCCACCCCACACCCAGGTACGGAGCCAGGTGTACTCGTGGCTCCTGCGCCTGCGCCCCCCGGCTCAAGGCTACCTAAGCAGCCGCTCCCCACAGGAAATGCTGCGTGCCTCTGGCCTCACCCAG aaaTGGGTACAGCGTGAGATATCCAACTTCGAATACTTGATGCAACTCAACACCATTGCAGGGCGGACCTACAACGACCTGTCTCAGTACCCTGTG TTCCCCTGGGTCCTGCAGGACTACGTGTCCCCAACTTTGGACCTCAGCAACCCGGCCGTCTTCCGGGACCTGTCCAAGCCCATCGGTGTGGTGAACCCCAAGCATGCCCAGCTCGTGAGGGAGAA GTACGAGAGCTTCGAGGACCCTGCGGGCACCATTGACAAGTTCCACTATGGCACCCACTATTCGAACGCGGCAGGCGTGATGCACTACCTCATCCGTGTGGAGCCCTTCACCTCCCTACACGTCCAGCTGCAGAGTGGCCG CTTTGACTGCTCAGACCGGCAGTTCCACTCAGTGGCGGCAGCCTGGCAGGCCCGCCTGGAGAGCCCCGCCGACGTGAAGGAGCTCATCCCAGAGTTCTTCTACTTCCCTGACTTCCTGGAGAACCAGAATG GCTTCGACCTGGGCTGCCTCCAGCTGACCAACGAGAAGGTGGGCGACGTGGTGCTGCCGCCGTGGGCCAGCTCTCCTGAGGACTTCATCCAGCAGCACCGCCAGGCTCTG gagtCGGAGTATGTGTCTGCCCACCTGCACAAGTGGATTGACCTCATCTTTGGCTACAAGCAGCGGGGACCAGCCGCGGAGGAGGCCCTCAATGTCTTCTATTACTGCACCTATGAGG gGGCTGTGGACCTGGACCATGTGGCAGATGAGCGGGAACGGAAGGCTTTGGAGGGCATTATCAGTAATTTTGGGCAGACTCCCTGTCAGCTGCTAAAG GAGCCACATCCAGCTCGGCTATCAGCAGAAGAGGCAGCCCAACGCCTTGCACGTCTGGACACTAACTCGCCTAGCATCTTCCAGCACCTGGACCAGCTCAAGGCCTTCTTTGCAGAG GTCATCAGTGACGGCGTGCCCCTGGTCCTGGCCCAGGTTCCTCACCGGCAGTCCCACTCCATCATCCAGGGCTCCTCAGACCTGTTG GTGACCGTGAGTGCCAGTGGGCTCTTGGGCACTCACAGCTGGTTGCCCTATGACCGTAACATAAACAACTACTTCAGCTTCAGCAAAGACCCCACCACAGTCAACCCCAA GATGCAGCGACTGCTGAGTGGCCCATGGTGGCCAGGCAGTGGTGTGAGCGGGCAAGCCCTGGCAGTGACCCCGGACGGGAAGCTGCTGTTCAGTGGTGGCCACTGGGATGGCAGTCTGCGAGTGACCGCACTATCCCGGGGCAAGCTGTTGAAGCAACTCAACCGCCACCTTG ATGTGGTGACGTGCCTTGCATTGGACACCTGCGGTATCTACCTCATCTCAGGCTCCCGGGACACCACGTGCATGGTGTGGCGGCTCCTGCAGGAG GGTGGTTTCTCGGTGGGACTGGCATCAAAGCCCGTGCAGGTCCTGTACGGGCATGAGGCTGCAGTGAGCTGTGTGGCCATCAGCACTGAACTCGACATGGCTGTGTCTGGATCTGAG GATGGAACTGTGATCATCCACACCATACGCCGTGGCCAATTTGTGGCAGCACTACAGCCCCCAGGGGCCACGTTACCCGGACCTGTGTCCCACCTGGCGCTGGGGTCTGAGGGCCAGATTGTGGTACAGAGCTCGGCGTGGGAGCGTGTGGGGGCTCAG GTCACCTACTCCTTGCACTTGTACTCAGTGAATGGGAAGTTACGGGTTTCACTGCCCCTGGTAGAGCAGCCCACAGCCCTGGCGGTGACAGAGGACTTTGTTCTGCTGGGCACAGCGCAGTGTGCCCTGCACATCCTCCACCTGAACAA acTGCTCCCAGCCGCACCTCCTCTACCCATGAAGGTGCCCATCCGAAGTGTGGCTGTGACCAAGGAGCGCAGCCATGTGCTCGTGGGCCTGGAGGACGGGAAGCTTATCGTGGTGGGCGCGGGGCAGCCTTCTGAG GCGCGCAGCAGCCAGTTCGCGCGGAAGCTGTGGCGGCCCTCCAGGCGCATCTCCCAAGTGTCCTCGGGGGAGACAGAGTACAACCCTGGAGAGGCGCGCTGA